A single region of the Brachypodium distachyon strain Bd21 chromosome 3, Brachypodium_distachyon_v3.0, whole genome shotgun sequence genome encodes:
- the LOC100844469 gene encoding lysophospholipid acyltransferase 2 produces MGLEMEPMAAAIGVSVPVLRFLLCFAATIPTGLLWRAVPGATGRHLYAGLSGAALSYLSFGATSNLLFVVPMALGYLAMLLCRRHAGLVTFLGALGFLIACHVYYMSGDAWKEGGIDATGALMVLTLKVISCAINYSDGLLKEEGLRDAQKKYRLAKLPSLVEYFGYCLCCGSHFAGPVYEMKDYLDWTERKGIWAGSTPSPLLPTLRALVQAGICMSLYLYLSPRFPLSRFSEPLYYEWGFWHRLFFQYMSGFTARWKYYFIWSVSEASVIISGLGFTGWSDSSPPKAKWERAINVDILGVELAGSAVQLPLKWNIQVSTWLRYYVYERLIQKGKKPGFLQLLGTQTVSAIWHGLYPGYMIFFVQSALMINGSRVIYRWQQAVSNSVLHTILTLLNFAYTMMVLNYSCIGFQVLSFQETLASYKSVYYVGTIVPILCVLLGYVIKPARPVKPKARKAE; encoded by the exons aTGGGGCTCGAGATGGagccgatggcggcggcgatagGCGTGTCGGTGCCCGTTCTCCggttcctcctctgcttcgcGGCCACCATCCCGACGGGTCTCCTctggcgggcggtgccaggagCCACGGGGCGGCACCTCTACGCGGGGCTCAGCGGCGCCGCGCTCTCCTACCTGTCCTTCGGGGCCACCTCCAacctcctcttcgtcgtgCCCATGGCGCTCGGCTACCTCGCTATGCTCCTCTGCCGTCGCCACGCCggcctcgtcaccttcctcggCGCCTTGGGCTTCCTCATCGCATG CCACGTGTATTATATGAGTGGGGATGCGTGGAAGGAGGGAGGAATCGATGCAACTG GTGCTTTAATGGTTTTAACATTGAAAGTCATTTCATGCGCAATAAACTACAGTGATGGTCTTTTGAAGGAAGAGGGCCTGCGTGATGCTCAGAAAAAGTATCGCTTGGCTAAGCTTCCTTCTCTAGTTGAATATTTTGGTTACTGCCTCTGCTGTGGCAGCCACTTTGCTGGACCAGTATATGAGATGAAAGATTATCTTGACTGGACCGAAAGGAAAGGA ATATGGGCCGGCTCAACTCCTTCTCCATTGTTACCTACTCTGCGTGCTCTAGTTCAGGCAGGAATATGCATGAGTTTATATTTGTATCTGTCACCTCGGTTTCCACTTTCTCGATTTAGTGAGCCCCTATATTATGAGTGGGGTTTCTGGCACCGGCTCTTCTTTCAGTACATGTCAGGTTTTACTGCTCGTTGGAAATACTACTTTATATGGTCAGTTTCAGAAGCTTCAGTTATTATATCCGGTCTGGGCTTCACCGGTTGGTCTGATTCTTCTCCCCCAAAAGCCAAATGGGAGCGTGCTATAAATGTTGATATTCTAGGTGTTGAATTAGCTGGAAGTGCAGTTCAATTGCCACTTAAGTGGAATATTCAAGTGAGCACATGGCTGCGATACT ATGTGTACGAGAGGTTAATCCAGAAAGGAAAGAAGCCTGGTTTCCTTCAGTTGCTTGGTACACAGACTGTCAGTGCTATCTGGCAT GGACTGTATCCAGGATATATGATATTCTTTGTTCAGTCGGCATTGATGATAAATGGTTCCCGAG TTATATACAGATGGCAGCAAGCTGTGAGCAACTCAGTACTCCACACTATCCTGACTTTACTAAATTTTGCATACACGATGATGGTGCTCAACTACTCATGCATTGGCTTCCAG GTACTGAGCTTCCAGGAAACGTTAGCATCCTACAAGAGCGTATATTATGTCGGTACAATTGTTCCCATTCTATGTGTCCTGCTGGGCTATGTTATCAAGCCAGCCAGGCCTGTGAAGCCGAAGGCTCGGAAGGCTGAATGA
- the LOC100822136 gene encoding protein DETOXIFICATION 49, whose product MSSRSDATVACRDGSPAGHGVTASLLSKAEFVVPVPVPVEEELLPPVLTSKPTPSADRLARAVKEAWSVSLSVTFPMLPSMSAAAAGEEARSILGLAMPMILTGLLLYLRSMISMLFLGRLGGLALAGGSLAIGFANITGYSVLSGLAMGMEPICGQAFGAGHYELLGVTMQRTVLLLVAAAVPIGGLWMHMRPLLLLCGQDVGIAAVAETYILASLPDLLLQAFLHPVRIYLRTQSINLPLTVCAALAIALHLPINYVLVSVLGHGIRGVALASVLANLNFLLLLLGYILCKGVHRRTGSFFALSADSFRGWGELVSLALPSCVGVCLEWWWYEIMILLCGLLANPQATVASMGILIQTTSLIYIFPSSLGFGVSTRVSNELGANRAERAGRAATVGLMLGFAFGGAASAFAYAVRGSWAAMFTADPAIVALTASVLPILGACELGNCPQTAGCGVLRGSARPKDAASINLRSFYLVGTPVALVLAFWFRYDFQGLWLGLLAAQAACVVRMLLVIGRTDWEAEAKRAQQLTAAGCVVAAPVVYTKQSSGKGIHVARVPAAGGDEESGLLVDVVIEQPKDEC is encoded by the coding sequence ATGTCGTCCCGCTCTGACGCCACGGTGGCGTGCCGAGATGGCTCTCCTGCGGGCCATGGCGTCACGGCCTCCTTGCTCTCCAAAGCGGAGTTCGTCGTGCCCGTGCCCGTgcccgtggaggaggagctgctgccTCCAGTGCTCACGAGCAAGCCGACGCCATCGGCTGATCGGCTCGCCAGAGCGGTGAAGGAAGCCTGGTCCGTTTCTCTGTCCGTTACATTCCCCATGCTGCCGTCCATgtcggccgccgcggcaggggaggaggcgcgctCCATCCTGGGCCTCGCCATGCCCATGATCCTGACGGGGCTGCTCCTCTACCTCCGGTCCATGATCTCGATGCTCTTCCTGGGCCGCCTCGGTGGCCTGGCACTCGCCGGCGGGTCCCTCGCCATCGGCTTCGCCAACATCACCGGCTACTCTGTTCTGTCCGGCCTCGCCATGGGCATGGAGCCCATCTGCGGGCAGGCCTTCGGCGCGGGCCACTACGAGCTCCTGGGCGTGACCATGCAGCGCAccgtgctgctgctcgtgGCGGCCGCGGTCCCGATCGGCGGGCTATGGATGCACATGCGGCCCCTGCTCCTGCTCTGCGGCCAGGACGTGGGCATCGCGGCCGTCGCCGAGACCTACATTCTCGCCTCGCTCCCGGACCTCCTGCTCCAGGCGTTCCTCCACCCCGTCCGCATCTACCTCCGTACGCAGTCCATCAACCTGCCGCTCACCGTGTGCGCCGCGCTCGCCATTGCGCTCCACCTGCCCATCAACTACGTGCTCGTCTCCGTCCTCGGCCACGGCATCAGGGGCGTGGCATTGGCCTCTGTTCTCGCCAACCTAaacttcctcctcctcctcttgggCTACATACTGTGCAAGGGCGTGCACCGGCGCACCGGCAGCTTCTTCGCGCTCTCGGCTGACAGCTTCCGCGGGTGGGGCGAGCTCGTCAGCCTCGCGCTGCCGAGCTGCGTCGGCGTCTGCCTCGAGTGGTGGTGGTACGAGATCATGATCCTGCTCTGCGGCCTGCTGGCCAACCCGCAGGCCACCGTGGCGTCCATGGGCATCCTGATCCAGACCACGTCGCTCATCTACATCTTCCCTTCCTCGCTGGGCTTCGGCGTGTCCACCCGCGTCAGCAACGAGCTCGGCGCGAACCGGGCCGAGCGGGCCGGCCGGGCTGCCACGGTGGGCCTCATGCTCGGGTTCGCGttcggcggcgcggcctcgGCGTTCGCGTACGCCGTGCGGGGCTCGTGGGCCGCCATGTTCACGGCGGACCCGGCGATCGTGGCGCTCACGGCGTCCGTGCTGCCGATCCTGGGCGCGTGCGAGCTCGGCAACTGCCCGCAGACGGCCGGCTGCGGGGTGCTGcgcggcagcgcgcggccCAAGGACGCCGCCAGCATCAACCTCCGGTCCTTCTACCTCGTGGGCACGCCCGTGGCGCTCGTGCTCGCGTTCTGGTTCCGCTATGACTTTCAGGGCCTGTGGCTCGGCCTCCtcgcggcgcaggcggcaTGCGTGGTGCGCATGCTGCTAGTGATCGGCCGGACGGATTGGGAAGCAGAGGCCAAGCGCGCGCAGCAGCTCACGGCAGCAGGCTGCGTCGTGGCAGCACCGGTGGTATACACGAAACAGAGCAGCGGCAAAGGCATTCACGTCGCGAGAGTGCCGGCAGCCGGCGGTGACGAGGAGTCGGGGCTGCTTGTAGACGTTGTGATCGAGCAACCAAAAGATGAGTGCTGA